One genomic segment of Tachyglossus aculeatus isolate mTacAcu1 chromosome 17, mTacAcu1.pri, whole genome shotgun sequence includes these proteins:
- the GALNT17 gene encoding polypeptide N-acetylgalactosaminyltransferase 17, producing MASLRRVKGLLALNLVAVAGFVLFLAKCRPGAPRAEAQPDPRGARGPAAAAAAVQDAVLKRLSLLEDIVYRQLNGLSKSLGLIEGYGGRGRGGLPATLSPAEEERAKGPHEKYGYNSFLSEKISLDRAIPDYRPTKCKELKYAKDLPQISIIFIFVNEALSVILRSVHSAINHTPAHLLKEIILVDDNSDEEELKGPLEEYVHKRYPGLVKVVRNQKREGLIRARIEGWKAASGQVTGFFDAHVEFTAGWAEPVLSRIQENQRRVILPSIDNIRQDSFEVQRYENSAHGYSWELWCMYISPPKDWWDAGDPSLPIRTPAMIGCSFVVNRKFFGEVGLLDPGMDVYGGENIELGIKVWLCGGSMEVLPCSRVAHIERRKKPYNNNIGFYTKRNALRVAEVWMDDFKSHVYIAWNLPLENPGIDIGDVSERRALRKSLKCKSFQWYLDHVYPEMRRYNNTVAYGELRNNKAKDVCLDQGPQDNHTAILYPCHGWGPQLARYTREGLLHLGALGTTTLLPDTRCLVDTGKTRSPQLLDCDKVKSSLYKRWHFIQNGAVMNKGTGRCLEVESRGLSGLDLTLRSCTGQRWTIKNFIK from the exons ATGGCTTCGCTGCGGAGGGTCAAGGGGCTGCTGGCGCTCAACCTGGTGGCCGTGGCGGGCTTCGTGCTGTTCCTGGCCAAGTGCCGGCCCGGAGCCCCCCGGGCCGAGGCCCAGCCCGACCCCCGCGGCGCccggggccccgccgccgccgccgccgccgtccagGACGCCGTCCTCAAGCGGCTCTCCCTGCTGGAAGACATCGTCTACCGGCAGCTCAACG GTTTATCCAAGTCCCTAGGCCTCATCGAGGGCTACGGTGGGCGCGGGCGGGGAGGTCTGCCCGCCACGCTGTCCCCAGCCGAGGAGGAGAGAGCCAAGGGCCCCCACGAGAAGTATGGCTACAACTCGTTCCTCAGTGAGAAGATTTCTCTGGACCGTGCCATCCCAGACTATCGGCCAACCAA GTGCAAAGAGCTGAAATATGCCAAGGACCTGCCGCAGATCTCCATCATCTTCATCTTTGTGAACGAGGCCCTGTCTGTGATCCTGCGCTCTGTCCACAGTGCCATCAACCACACGCCCGCCCACCTGCTCAAGGAGATCATCCTGGTGGATGACAACAGTGACGAGG AGGAGCTGAAGGGGCCGCTGGAGGAATACGTCCACAAGCGCTATCCCGGGCTGGTCAAGGTCGTGCGGAACCAGAAGCGAGAGGGGCTGATCCGCGCTCGGATCGAGGGCTGGAAAGCTGCCAGCGGCCAAGTCACCGGCTTCTTCGACGCCCACGTGGAATTCACTGCGGGCTG GGCCGAGCCGGTGCTGTCCCGCATCCAGGAGAACCAGAGGCGGGTGATCCTACCCTCTATAGACAACATCCGGCAGGACAGCTTCGAGGTCCAGCGCTACGAGAACTCGGCCCACGGCTACAGCTGGGAGCTGTGGTGTATGTACATCAGCCCCCCCAAGGACTGGTGGGATGCCGGGGACCCCTCTCTGCCCATCAG GACTCCAGCCATGATTGGCTGTTCTTTCGTGGTCAACCGGAAGTTCTTTGGAGAAGTGGGTCTCCTGGACCCTGGGATGGATGTGTACGGAGGGGAGAACATCGAACTGGGCATCAAG GtatggctgtgtggagggagcatGGAGGTGCTGCCGTGTTCACGCGTGGCTCACATTGAGCGCCGGAAGAAGCCGTACAACAACAACATTGGCTTCTACACCAAGAGGAATGCTCTCCGCGTGGCCGAAGTCTGGATGGACGACTTCAAGTCCCACGTGTACATCGCGTGGAACCTGCCCCTCGAG AACCCGGGGATCGACATCGGCGATGTGTCAGAGCGCAGGGCCCTGCGCAAGAGCCTCAAGTGCAAGAGCTTCCAGTGGTACCTGGATCACGTGTACCCTGAGATGCGCAGATACAACAACACCGTGGCCTACGGGGAG CTTCGCAACAACAAGGCGAAAGACGTGTGTCTGGACCAGGGCCCACAGGACAACCATACAGCCATCCTGTACCCGTGCCATGGCTGGGGGCCACAG CTCGCCCGCTACACCCGGGAGGGGCTCCTGCACCTGGGGGCCCTGGGCACCACCACGCTCCTGCCCGACACCCGCTGCCTGGTGGACACGGGAAAAACCCGCTCTCCCCAGCTTCTCGACTGCGACAAGGTCAAGAGCAGCCTGTACAAGCGCTGGCACTTCATCCAG AACGGAGCCGTCATGAACAAGGGCACAGGCCGCTGCCTGGAAGTGGAGAGCCGGGGGCTGTCTGGCCTGGACCTGACCCTCCGCAGCTGCACCGGGCAGCGCTGGACCATCAAAAACTTCATCAAGTAG